aaggtgtcattttgcttggcttttctctacaaatcgAAAAGTTATACATTTTATGACAATGTGGAATTTAAAACCTCTAAATAAAAAACTCTGTCAGatacaaataaagatttttttcagtCTGTCCTTTGCAGTTTAAAAGCCTAATCtttaaattttcaattttattaatgaCTCCTCCTTTCCAGGTCACAGCTGCAGAGTTGTTTCATGTCTATGCTGCAGTTAAGCACAACCTGAGCTATAACAGTGCTGATTGTGCACAAAAGCtaaatcatatttttgttttttaatatttgttagtgCATTTAGTATTTTTGTCTTGCAACACAGCAGTTCAAGTCATACGTATTGgttgtcccaaatattatagtAAACTGTGGTGGGGGGAAGGAAAGGATGCTTGGTGATAGTTTGGTGTTATTTTTGTTACAAAGAACTGTTAAATAAACTAACTGGAATGCTAATGattattaaaagtgttttgtATTAGAATTTAATCACTGATTTATTTCTGCTctatagaaaaatattaatatgcctGAAGGAAATATTATAAATTTGagattaatatgcagttaattttgataaaaaaacTTTGAGCATATTAATCAcgattaattgtttaattgaacAATAGCCTcactaataatataaaatgaatctGTTCCGGGTAGCAGATAATTTAATTAAACGATCTTAGTGACTTTGTACTATTTGTGTTCAGTAGTAGAGTTAAGGTTAATAAACTACATATACTTAAGTTTGTAGGTCTTCATTGGATATAGCTTCAGGGATGAAACTATACAAACAACATCTTAGTagttaaaacataaaagaaaacaacatcCTTGTCAGGTTATTTCTGAAAATGGTACATATTCATATCTTACCTTGCAAATGATTAAGTGTTACCCAGTAATGTTCGTCTGGGCTGTATGTGTCCTTGGACCACTCTAGAAGCTCCTGAGCCCTCTTATCCTTAAAGATGAACTGTACAAATTTCCGAGTTAAGGAGTAGTATGCTGATCCAAAATAAATATCAAGATTAGCTGGAGGGATATCTTTCTtgacaaaaaatgataaaatatatgaATTTCCAAAAGctgttatttctttgtgtttcGTGTTTGTTCTGTCCTTAAAAGCAAGAGGTTGCTTCACTCCAGGTGTGATATTCTTTCCTTTCCATGTTGCGCTGTTAAggaattgaataatttctttgttGGTCATGGTAGGAAAGTCCTGACCACAAAGATTGATAACATTCTTCCAGGCAACTGGTGAGCGTAGGAGATCTTTCATGCAGTTAATATCAGCCTGCAGTCTAGAATAGCCTGCGTACACAACATTTACTATAGATGAAGCCAGGAAAACGTTTGGGAAGCAGTCTGCCAGTGCTTTTACAGCCCCTTTATATCTCCAGTTGGATTTCTCATCAACGTGGATACAGTATACATTCTGTGGTGCGTAAATAGCCCTTAGTAGCCTCACAAACATGTCCAGTTCTTTATGAATGGTAATAATGTAGGCTAATGGGTATGTCTCTTCCTGTCTACTAAGAGGCTTTGTTATGAAATGCAGGTCTTGTATCACACTGGAACAGTTGAATCCTTCATATGGCAGAAGATTATCTGGCCAGTAGAGTTTTTGACAAGCAAGGGTGAGCTTTGGAGATAAATCCCCATAGTGGAAAAATGATGAACATAGCTCATCAGGAAAAAAGCCACATTCTGCTTCATGTACATCAATCAGTGACCTGTCTTGAAGGGATAAACTTTTTCCATTCCTATATATGATTgtgcaaataaaaatacagactCCCAGGCAGCCCAAAAAGCTTTTCTTTGCAGCATCAAGTTGAAACATAATAACCTTTTGTCTCAAGTGGGAATATCTttctatggcaaaaaaaaaaaaaaatatgtacatcacgaatattttagcagtaaatttatcataatatttgcaaataaaagtaattttaaattattttcattgtcCTCTGTACCTGTTTCTTATTCAGTATAAATCTCGACTATAAATCAAAGGAGCATGCTGAAAAGTCTGAGTAAGTGCTATCTTGTGGTAATTTTCTGTTAAGGAATGCTGCTTTTATCTTAAGCATGATCATATGCAAGAACTTTACTTTCACATTTGTATCTTTCCACAGTAAAAGTGGTTAATGTAAAATTTGTGGGGTAACTATTATGTAATAAATTATGAGTCACACATACTGAAAAGATTGTATGGTTTTGAATACTGTCCGCACTGTACAAGAAAACCAGTATTAGTTTTATATGGTTTACTGATACTCATTTTTTGTTCAGACATTTATTTTTGCCATGAATCTAATTATTCCTTTATTTGAATGGAACAATACCACTTCTGtctgaacaaaataaaatttgtataGTGTGTAGTAAAATcatctgtatttattttgattagttTCCCTGTTGCCCAGATAAGACTTCCTTAGACAGTGTctactattttaaaaaaatgaaatgtttgatGCAGCATTAAATCAAAAATCAGTTTTCCAGTCACCAAGTTACATTATGGTCATTGTAATTATGAATGCCTATGTCTATCACAACCTCCAAATAtatagtactagcaaaatacctgcgcttcgcagcggagaagtagtgtgtttaagaaaggaaacattttatatataatatacacacacacataaacatatatatacatatatatatatatatattatatataaatatatattatatatatatatatatatatattatatataaatatatattatatatatatatatatattatatataaatatatattatatatatatatatatatatatatatatattatatatatatatatattatatataaatatatattatatatatatataatatatatatatatatatatatatatatataattatatatattatatatatatatattatatatatattatatataaatatatatatatatatatatatatatatatatatatatatatatatatatataaataaatataaatatatatatatatatatatatatatatataatatatatatatatacatatatatatatattatatatatatatatatatatattatatatatattatttatattatatatatttatatattatatatttatatatatatatatatatattatatttatatttatttgacagtaaactattttcaaccattctatgatctgctcctcacaaacggagggcaccgtggcggatgttagcagattgctggccaaccacaagcgttacctggtaggtaaccacccatacaatcagattgtgacacagactacgaatgccgtgaatatatacatacatacatgcacttacaataacatagaaatcaatataaacaacattaacatcattatcatatgagaatatgaagtaatatataagagcacatttcatataaatataaattattaaacagtaaaatcatcttctataatttgctaccgtggctattcgtttgactgtccaggattttaaatcacttgtagctcgcaaaccgtttcacctattgacttgaaatctggtacacctatagtacgtcacgtctactatctgctttatgggtgattattgtattactctttttatctttattttattttattgtagaatcaactcctatctgcgcacaccagggcggccgtgggcggatgcgtatggtgtattcactccatgttatcgtgcattgcgctgtcactggtattttgataaaagaatttgaacaacatataagaagcgtataaattattaaacagtaaaacattaacatttaagaagtaaagttacattgagtactactgcagtgccttcgggtatacctcattttttgtttacccattacatgcttaaatgtatacattttttggtgtacctacccgagaacacacgacatataaccgagcgtgggagaatcatggattttaaacacgcgttgagttcatctgctggtctccctcgaggaataactggtaatgtttgactaaaatctacagcgagtaaaacgacattacctcctttttttttttttttttttttttttttttacgatctctgagatcttgctttttttcagttcaaggcttcataagctcttttatgttccatggtgtacttatcccaaaccatcatctttgaatgttgcaagactttcgccttgtatgtagatcggggtaattacattcattgcattcctagtctgaatcacaatctgattgtatgggtggttacctggcaggtaacgcttatgcttggtcatcaagtcgtctaacatccgccacgtgccctcttttaattgcgagaagcagatacatatagccaaattctcatgcttcgttgcggcgaagtactgcttttaattttttattaagattaaaagaaaatctttttaaatggatcgaaaatataccaataacaatttgttaaggatctgtttttttgtgaacctcccttttcacagctgtcgcgctacggcgtgtgtttcgtttatttgacagtatgtagatcgtggtaattacattcatggcattcgttttgtgaatcacaatctgattgtatgggtggttacctgccaggttacgcttgtggttggtcaggaagtcggctaacatccgccatgtgccgtctttcagttcccagaagcagatcatagaatggttttaatagt
This genomic interval from Erpetoichthys calabaricus chromosome 10, fErpCal1.3, whole genome shotgun sequence contains the following:
- the gcnt7 gene encoding beta-1,3-galactosyl-O-glycosyl-glycoprotein beta-1,6-N-acetylglucosaminyltransferase 7, translating into MFQLDAAKKSFLGCLGVCIFICTIIYRNGKSLSLQDRSLIDVHEAECGFFPDELCSSFFHYGDLSPKLTLACQKLYWPDNLLPYEGFNCSSVIQDLHFITKPLSRQEETYPLAYIITIHKELDMFVRLLRAIYAPQNVYCIHVDEKSNWRYKGAVKALADCFPNVFLASSIVNVVYAGYSRLQADINCMKDLLRSPVAWKNVINLCGQDFPTMTNKEIIQFLNSATWKGKNITPGVKQPLAFKDRTNTKHKEITAFGNSYILSFFVKKDIPPANLDIYFGSAYYSLTRKFVQFIFKDKRAQELLEWSKDTYSPDEHYWVTLNHLQDAPGSTPNASWEGSTHLVKWKDQEGKAHEGCRGKFVHSICVYAPGDLKWIIEKDNMFANKFEMETFPLAVQCLERRHRLQVLSQAEVAIEPAWRLQDNTYFDMRQNV